A portion of the Brevundimonas pondensis genome contains these proteins:
- a CDS encoding TonB-dependent receptor domain-containing protein has protein sequence MLKRRHLFGTTILTGLLVAASAQAQAQSSNDTRPQSNEATTQVEEVVVTGSRIKRPQYEGVIPGVQVSSQDISERLFTNAGDILNDIPLVGGGASLSGTNGGQTASLGVTYIDLLNLGTARTLTLVNGRRFVSNNSATIFVAGNETGSQVDASSIPVALIDRVDILTVGGAAAYGADAVSGVVNYVLKDDYEGAEITITGGQTFEYEDAGRVAVNGVWGKNFLDGRLNVAISGEYSKIDALLGSERDFRSDNPGLISNWMNGGVRNSAFVPGGTGAAATAFLPTTADGITPSLFRRNLRTNSTWFGGAIFNPVLSNGAAENPAIANLATGSSLPVGPAFFQPGNVFRNPGYAQISPFQYSFINGGTLQMVPGVPFGACIASASDVCAFAPASMTAAQTTAARTRFNLPASYTAAQVLAVVQANRPTAREYFAANPTIDINNFLGTFLPGLPDVANTDSYSAVLARKAVPIRFDSNGNIVRWDFAGALAGDPSQPGTFATSVNGEGQNRQDTAVLRIQQERSVGNVLANYQITDNIRFFTENLYSDATVINPISTGGLFNGVTSSSPENAGILVNVNHPFLTDANRASLAQAGITGNFILSRNNEDIVNDLSQRSTMETFRTVNGFDGTFDLFGRSFGWELSHTYGKAETHVEFSAINDVAFALAIDAVNDNGVLKCRVQRDGLANYLASFGGANNKAIPGAIPQPISQIGADGVREQVIFTPTVTQDMANACQPLNIFGEGRASQAARDFVSVRNFFNNESTQNFTQAVLTGDIITLPAGPLQFALTGELRKEELSYTVDEITRQGRTRSAPSATTNAEVETREGGIELRIPVFGGDYQLPFVKSLEFNPSVRYTRQKGSAEKYRNLSGVLTAPTYSGETEEVYTLAATWEVNDQLLFRGNISKSVRNPSIVELFLGNQAFFTSSADPCSPVNIAGGPAGGVRRSNCRAEVLRVAAANSGVLLQANGTAVQVTNAAEADAFLALYQPSGASFTGVISGRQTLQPEKGDSFTFGFVARPKVIPNLIVAADYLEITVTDALGPLLAQSAAVYCYDSSAYPDNTPDIGVNSCAGIQRDGAFNFTNGFELPFFNLGGTRVKAINANMSYSMDLADVFTADADLGTLGFRANAYYLLEYSSSGIGDFSDSIASENSLGNPTWKTQFNVLYNLGRFNARWSTSFQDASIVRGTGSLQATFEQTPVVRYDGYMTHSLSLGYDVTDKASARIVIDNVTDEDTLGYNGLQNGVYIDNIGRRWTASLSYRF, from the coding sequence ATGTTGAAGCGGCGTCATCTTTTCGGCACCACGATTCTGACTGGTCTGCTTGTTGCGGCGTCCGCACAGGCCCAGGCGCAATCGTCGAACGACACTCGGCCTCAGTCGAATGAAGCCACGACCCAGGTGGAAGAGGTTGTCGTCACCGGTTCGCGCATCAAGCGTCCGCAGTACGAAGGTGTCATTCCTGGCGTCCAGGTCAGCTCGCAAGACATTTCGGAGCGCCTGTTCACCAACGCCGGTGACATCCTCAACGATATTCCCCTGGTCGGCGGCGGCGCCAGCCTGTCGGGCACCAACGGCGGCCAGACGGCTTCGCTGGGCGTGACCTATATCGACCTGCTGAACCTGGGTACGGCGCGTACCCTGACGCTGGTCAACGGGCGTCGCTTCGTCTCGAACAACTCGGCCACGATTTTCGTCGCCGGCAACGAAACGGGCTCGCAGGTTGACGCCTCGTCGATCCCGGTGGCCCTGATCGACCGTGTCGACATCCTCACCGTCGGCGGCGCCGCCGCCTACGGCGCTGACGCCGTTTCGGGCGTCGTGAACTATGTCCTCAAGGATGACTACGAAGGCGCCGAGATCACCATCACCGGCGGTCAAACCTTCGAGTACGAAGACGCTGGCCGCGTCGCTGTCAACGGCGTGTGGGGCAAGAACTTCCTCGACGGTCGCCTGAACGTGGCGATTTCGGGCGAATACTCGAAGATCGACGCCCTGCTGGGTTCGGAGCGCGACTTCCGCTCGGACAACCCGGGTCTCATCTCGAACTGGATGAACGGCGGCGTTCGCAACTCGGCCTTCGTGCCGGGCGGTACGGGTGCAGCGGCCACGGCCTTCCTGCCGACCACGGCTGACGGCATCACCCCGTCGCTGTTCCGTCGCAATCTGCGGACCAACAGCACCTGGTTCGGTGGCGCCATCTTCAACCCGGTCCTGTCGAACGGTGCGGCTGAAAACCCCGCCATCGCCAATCTGGCGACGGGCAGCTCGCTCCCGGTCGGCCCGGCCTTCTTCCAGCCGGGCAACGTGTTCCGTAATCCCGGTTACGCACAAATTTCGCCCTTCCAGTACAGCTTCATCAACGGCGGCACGCTGCAGATGGTGCCGGGCGTTCCCTTCGGCGCCTGTATCGCGAGCGCGTCCGACGTCTGCGCCTTTGCGCCCGCCAGCATGACGGCCGCCCAGACGACCGCCGCCCGCACGCGCTTCAACCTGCCGGCCTCCTATACGGCGGCCCAGGTTCTGGCCGTGGTTCAAGCCAATCGTCCGACCGCCCGTGAGTACTTCGCGGCAAACCCGACGATCGACATCAACAACTTCCTCGGCACCTTCCTGCCGGGTCTGCCGGATGTCGCAAACACTGACAGCTATTCGGCTGTCCTGGCGCGCAAAGCCGTGCCGATCCGCTTCGACTCGAACGGCAATATCGTCCGTTGGGACTTCGCGGGCGCTCTGGCCGGTGATCCGAGCCAGCCGGGCACCTTCGCGACTTCGGTCAACGGCGAGGGGCAAAACCGTCAGGACACCGCCGTTCTGCGCATCCAGCAAGAGCGTAGCGTCGGCAATGTTCTGGCCAACTACCAGATCACCGACAACATCCGCTTCTTCACGGAAAACCTGTACTCCGACGCCACCGTCATCAACCCCATCTCGACGGGCGGCCTGTTCAACGGCGTGACCTCCAGCTCGCCGGAGAACGCGGGTATTCTGGTGAACGTCAACCATCCCTTCCTGACGGACGCCAACCGGGCTTCGCTGGCTCAGGCCGGGATCACCGGCAACTTCATCCTGTCTCGTAACAACGAGGACATCGTCAACGACCTGTCGCAACGTTCGACGATGGAGACGTTCCGGACGGTGAACGGCTTCGACGGCACGTTCGACCTGTTCGGTCGCAGCTTCGGCTGGGAACTGTCGCACACCTACGGCAAGGCCGAGACCCACGTCGAGTTCAGCGCGATCAACGACGTCGCCTTCGCGCTGGCCATTGACGCCGTCAACGACAACGGCGTTCTGAAGTGCCGTGTTCAACGTGACGGCCTGGCCAACTACCTGGCCAGCTTCGGTGGTGCGAACAACAAGGCCATTCCGGGCGCGATCCCGCAGCCGATCAGCCAGATTGGCGCCGACGGCGTGCGCGAGCAGGTGATCTTCACCCCGACCGTGACGCAGGACATGGCCAACGCCTGTCAGCCGCTGAACATCTTCGGTGAAGGCCGTGCTTCGCAGGCGGCTCGCGACTTCGTCAGCGTCCGCAACTTCTTCAACAACGAATCCACGCAGAACTTCACCCAGGCGGTGCTGACGGGTGACATCATCACCCTGCCGGCCGGCCCGCTGCAGTTCGCCCTGACCGGTGAACTGCGCAAGGAAGAGCTGTCCTATACGGTTGACGAGATCACCCGCCAGGGTCGTACCCGTTCGGCGCCTTCGGCGACGACCAATGCTGAGGTCGAAACCCGCGAAGGCGGCATCGAGCTGCGCATCCCCGTCTTCGGCGGCGATTACCAACTGCCGTTCGTGAAGTCGCTCGAGTTCAACCCGTCGGTTCGTTACACGCGTCAGAAGGGTTCGGCCGAGAAGTACCGCAACCTCTCGGGCGTTCTGACGGCCCCGACCTACAGCGGTGAAACCGAAGAGGTTTATACCCTGGCTGCGACCTGGGAAGTGAACGATCAGCTGCTGTTCCGCGGCAACATCTCGAAGTCGGTTCGCAATCCGTCGATCGTGGAGCTGTTCCTCGGCAACCAGGCCTTCTTCACCTCGTCGGCCGATCCCTGCTCGCCGGTCAACATCGCTGGCGGTCCCGCCGGCGGCGTGCGTCGCAGCAACTGCCGCGCCGAAGTCCTGCGTGTCGCCGCCGCCAACAGCGGCGTGCTGCTGCAAGCCAACGGCACTGCGGTTCAAGTCACCAACGCGGCTGAAGCAGACGCCTTCCTGGCGCTGTATCAACCCTCGGGCGCGTCGTTCACCGGCGTGATCTCGGGTCGCCAGACGCTGCAGCCGGAGAAGGGCGACTCGTTCACCTTCGGCTTCGTGGCTCGCCCGAAAGTGATCCCGAACCTGATCGTGGCTGCCGACTACCTGGAGATCACGGTCACCGACGCCCTGGGCCCGCTGCTGGCGCAAAGCGCAGCTGTCTACTGCTACGATAGCTCGGCTTACCCGGACAACACGCCGGACATCGGCGTCAACAGCTGCGCCGGCATCCAGCGCGACGGCGCCTTCAACTTCACCAACGGCTTCGAGCTGCCCTTCTTCAACCTGGGTGGAACGCGCGTGAAGGCGATCAACGCTAACATGAGCTACTCGATGGACCTGGCCGACGTGTTCACGGCGGACGCCGATCTGGGCACGCTGGGCTTCCGTGCGAACGCCTACTATCTGCTTGAGTACTCGTCGTCGGGCATCGGTGACTTCTCGGACTCCATCGCGTCTGAAAACTCGCTGGGCAACCCGACCTGGAAGACGCAGTTCAACGTCCTGTACAACCTGGGTCGCTTCAATGCGCGCTGGAGCACCTCGTTCCAGGACGCTTCGATCGTCCGCGGCACGGGCAGCCTGCAAGCGACCTTCGAGCAGACCCCGGTCGTCCGCTACGATGGCTACATGACGCACAGCCTGTCGCTGGGCTATGACGTGACCGATAAGGCTTCGGCCCGTATCGTGATCGACAACGTCACGGACGAGGACACCTTGGGCTACAACGGCCTGCAGAATGGCGTCTATATCGACAACATCGGTCGTCGCTGGACTGCATCGCTGAGCTATCGCTTCTAA
- the ftsA gene encoding cell division protein FtsA, giving the protein MAGRSRDTNTDQAKGAPRAPAVAALDLGQSKVACFIMKPEGVRHADRTIRVAGASHVQSRGVRGGAIVNMDEAAQAIGHAVERAERAAGSPVSGVIVTTAIGQMASHRVQARVSLGAHPISDGDLARAIGMALAQIRLPNRRPIHVLPIAWSVDGARGVHDPRSMRGGSLGLDLLVVSMSEGSFGALSHCLELAHLDLQGVAAAPVVSSLAALEEDEMELGSVCIDMGGGSTSAAVWGGRSLLHIESLNVGGDHVTADIARGLSTSKVGAERLKTLHGSAMASANEDREMLEAPPRGEDPSAGPVIVPRAMLKTVIAPRVEETLELLRDRLKHAGVGMDPGAGIVLTGGASQLNGVRELAVRVFDRPVRLGKPQRAPHLADAASGPAFCSASGVLLRAAYGPREAVSARKLMSRQITAADAPKVHRGGMVARAAGWLRDNL; this is encoded by the coding sequence ATGGCCGGACGCAGCCGAGACACGAACACGGACCAAGCCAAGGGCGCCCCGCGCGCTCCGGCCGTGGCCGCGCTCGACCTGGGCCAGTCCAAGGTCGCCTGCTTCATCATGAAGCCTGAGGGCGTGCGTCACGCCGACCGCACCATCCGCGTCGCGGGGGCCAGCCACGTCCAGTCGCGCGGCGTGCGCGGCGGGGCGATCGTCAACATGGACGAAGCCGCCCAGGCCATCGGCCACGCCGTTGAGCGCGCCGAGCGCGCGGCGGGCTCGCCCGTCTCCGGCGTCATCGTCACCACGGCCATCGGCCAGATGGCCAGCCACCGCGTTCAGGCCCGCGTTTCGCTCGGCGCCCATCCGATCAGCGACGGCGACCTGGCCCGCGCCATCGGCATGGCCCTGGCCCAGATCCGTCTGCCCAATCGCCGCCCGATCCACGTCCTGCCCATCGCCTGGTCGGTGGACGGGGCGCGCGGCGTCCACGATCCGCGCTCGATGCGCGGCGGCTCGCTCGGCCTCGACCTGCTGGTCGTCTCCATGTCCGAAGGCTCGTTCGGCGCGCTCAGCCACTGTCTCGAACTGGCTCATCTGGACCTTCAAGGCGTCGCGGCCGCCCCCGTCGTCTCCTCGCTCGCCGCGCTGGAAGAGGACGAGATGGAGCTGGGCAGCGTCTGCATCGACATGGGCGGCGGCTCGACCTCGGCGGCCGTTTGGGGCGGGCGCAGTCTGCTGCACATCGAATCGCTGAACGTCGGCGGCGATCACGTCACCGCCGACATCGCGCGCGGCCTGTCGACCTCCAAGGTCGGCGCTGAACGCCTGAAGACCCTGCACGGCTCGGCCATGGCTTCGGCCAACGAAGACCGCGAGATGCTGGAAGCCCCGCCGCGCGGCGAGGACCCATCCGCCGGTCCCGTTATCGTCCCGCGCGCCATGCTCAAGACGGTCATCGCCCCGCGCGTCGAGGAGACGCTGGAGCTGCTGCGCGACCGGCTCAAGCACGCCGGCGTCGGCATGGACCCGGGCGCGGGCATCGTCCTGACCGGCGGCGCCAGCCAGCTGAACGGCGTGCGTGAACTGGCGGTGCGCGTGTTCGACCGCCCGGTCCGCCTGGGCAAGCCGCAACGCGCCCCTCACTTGGCCGACGCCGCCTCCGGCCCGGCCTTCTGCTCGGCCTCGGGCGTCCTGCTGCGCGCCGCATACGGCCCGCGTGAGGCCGTCTCCGCCCGCAAGCTGATGTCGCGTCAGATCACCGCCGCCGACGCCCCCAAGGTGCACCGCGGCGGCATGGTGGCCCGCGCTGCGGGCTGGTTGCGCGACAACCTGTAA
- a CDS encoding cell division protein FtsQ/DivIB yields MPAVVRGGRRQGATKGRGQGSRNAPATPGKVAAIGRLDLSPRAVLISIVAGVVVLGGVLATGARAERISNSVSNKFDSVTSGMGLKVKQVHVTGASPEAKAAIQQAVGVSADQPIVSLDLNAVRDRVQAVGWVKEARVVRLLPDTLIVDVKEHDRLAVWQTAGHAYVIDSGGKVIPGADAGRYPKLPLVVGKGADQTASEILPLLAQRPRLMARIEALVRVDERRWDLRLKDGSLIQLPAVDQDSALIRLDALDQRERLLDLGFARVDLRTPEEVAVRPSEGAV; encoded by the coding sequence ATGCCCGCGGTAGTGCGCGGCGGTCGGCGACAGGGCGCGACGAAGGGCAGGGGGCAGGGCTCCCGCAACGCTCCGGCCACGCCGGGCAAGGTCGCCGCCATCGGTCGGCTGGACCTGTCGCCGCGCGCCGTTCTGATCTCCATCGTGGCGGGCGTCGTGGTGCTGGGCGGGGTCCTGGCCACCGGCGCTCGGGCCGAGCGCATCTCCAACTCGGTCTCCAACAAGTTCGACAGCGTGACCTCGGGCATGGGCCTGAAGGTCAAGCAGGTTCACGTTACGGGCGCCTCGCCCGAGGCCAAGGCGGCGATCCAGCAGGCCGTTGGCGTCAGCGCCGACCAGCCCATCGTCAGTCTGGACCTGAACGCCGTGCGCGACCGAGTGCAGGCCGTGGGCTGGGTCAAGGAGGCGCGCGTGGTGCGCCTGCTGCCCGACACCCTGATCGTGGACGTCAAGGAACACGACCGCCTGGCCGTCTGGCAGACCGCCGGCCACGCCTATGTCATCGACAGCGGCGGCAAGGTCATTCCTGGCGCCGACGCGGGCCGCTATCCCAAGCTGCCGCTGGTCGTCGGCAAGGGCGCCGATCAGACTGCGTCCGAAATCCTGCCGCTTCTGGCCCAGCGCCCCCGCCTGATGGCCCGCATCGAGGCTCTGGTTCGGGTGGACGAACGCCGCTGGGACCTGCGCCTCAAGGACGGCAGCCTGATCCAGCTGCCCGCCGTTGATCAGGACAGCGCCCTGATCCGCCTTGATGCGCTGGACCAGCGCGAACGCCTTCTCGATCTGGGCTTCGCCCGGGTCGATCTCCGCACGCCCGAGGAGGTCGCCGTCCGGCCCTCCGAAGGCGCTGTCTGA
- a CDS encoding D-alanine--D-alanine ligase: MRAPLNTLHVAVLMGGLSSEREVSLSSGRGCADALEGQVAKVTRVDAGRDLAQVLTALKPDVVFNALHGEWGEDGCVQGILETLRIPYTHSGVLASALAMDKDKSKAVLRAAGVVVPGGGLFDRKAVAADHVIAPPYVIKPNAEGSSVGVYVIQPGDAPCAIVGDDSWTYGDLVMVEPFIAGKELAVTVLGEADGPRALTVTDITPTKGFYDYEAKYAPGGSKHVLPAELPAHVFDKALRQSELAHTAMGCRGVSRADFRYDDVNDVLVLLEVNTQPGMTPTSLSPEQAAYVGMAYRDLVRWMVEDASCPR, from the coding sequence ATGCGCGCGCCCCTGAACACCCTTCACGTCGCTGTCCTGATGGGCGGCCTGTCGTCGGAACGCGAGGTTTCGCTGTCGTCCGGTCGCGGCTGCGCCGACGCCCTGGAGGGGCAGGTCGCCAAGGTCACGCGCGTCGACGCCGGTCGCGATCTGGCCCAGGTGCTGACCGCCCTGAAACCCGACGTCGTCTTCAATGCCCTGCACGGCGAATGGGGCGAGGACGGCTGCGTCCAGGGCATCCTTGAGACCCTGCGCATTCCCTACACCCACTCCGGCGTCCTGGCCTCGGCCCTGGCCATGGACAAGGACAAGTCCAAGGCCGTGCTGCGCGCGGCGGGCGTCGTCGTCCCCGGCGGCGGCCTGTTCGACCGCAAGGCGGTGGCGGCGGACCACGTCATTGCGCCCCCCTATGTCATCAAGCCCAACGCCGAGGGCTCCTCGGTCGGCGTCTATGTCATCCAGCCGGGCGACGCGCCCTGCGCCATCGTCGGCGACGACAGCTGGACCTATGGCGATCTGGTCATGGTCGAGCCCTTCATCGCGGGCAAGGAACTGGCCGTCACGGTGCTGGGCGAGGCCGACGGCCCGCGCGCCCTGACCGTCACCGACATCACCCCGACCAAGGGCTTCTACGACTACGAGGCCAAATACGCGCCGGGCGGCTCCAAGCACGTCCTGCCCGCCGAGTTGCCGGCCCATGTCTTTGACAAGGCTTTACGTCAGTCAGAGCTGGCCCACACGGCCATGGGCTGCCGCGGCGTGTCGCGGGCCGATTTTCGTTATGACGATGTTAACGACGTTCTCGTTCTTCTGGAGGTCAACACCCAGCCCGGCATGACGCCGACCTCGCTCAGTCCCGAGCAGGCCGCCTATGTCGGGATGGCGTATCGTGATCTGGTTCGGTGGATGGTGGAGGACGCCTCATGCCCGCGGTAG
- the murB gene encoding UDP-N-acetylmuramate dehydrogenase, with protein sequence MTWTDNLPTVRGKLLLNEPLGPYTWFRVGGAADALFIPADAEDLADFLKALPETVPVTIIGVGSNLIVRDGGVEGVVIRLAGRAFAAITTEGQTITAGAGALDSMVAKASAKAGIAGLEFYAGIPGTIGGALTMNAGCYGSETKDVLVSAWGLTRQGERVELALADFGYTYRHSNAPAGVIWMEATYRGVADAPEAVAARINEITSRRETTQPIREKTGGSTFKNPEGHSSWKLVDGAGWRGKLRAETGGGAKFSELHSNFMINPGEATAADIEGLGEAVRADVLKKTGVQLDWEIKRIGRK encoded by the coding sequence ATGACCTGGACTGACAACCTCCCGACCGTGCGCGGCAAGCTGCTGCTGAACGAGCCGCTGGGGCCCTACACCTGGTTCCGCGTCGGCGGGGCGGCGGACGCCCTGTTCATTCCGGCGGATGCCGAGGATCTGGCCGATTTCCTCAAGGCCCTGCCGGAAACCGTGCCTGTCACCATCATCGGCGTCGGCTCCAACCTGATCGTCCGCGACGGCGGGGTCGAGGGCGTGGTCATCCGCCTGGCCGGACGCGCCTTCGCCGCCATCACGACCGAGGGTCAGACCATCACGGCGGGCGCGGGCGCGCTGGACTCCATGGTGGCCAAGGCGTCTGCGAAAGCGGGCATCGCCGGGCTGGAGTTCTACGCCGGCATCCCCGGCACCATCGGCGGCGCCCTGACCATGAACGCGGGCTGCTATGGCTCTGAGACCAAGGACGTTCTGGTCTCGGCCTGGGGCCTGACCCGTCAGGGCGAGCGGGTCGAGTTGGCCTTGGCCGACTTCGGCTACACCTACCGCCATTCCAACGCCCCGGCGGGCGTCATCTGGATGGAGGCGACCTATCGCGGCGTGGCCGATGCGCCCGAGGCCGTCGCCGCCCGCATCAACGAGATCACCAGCCGCCGCGAGACGACCCAGCCGATCCGCGAAAAGACCGGCGGCTCGACCTTCAAGAACCCCGAGGGTCATTCCTCATGGAAGCTGGTCGACGGGGCGGGCTGGCGCGGCAAGCTGCGCGCGGAAACCGGCGGCGGCGCCAAGTTCAGCGAACTGCACTCCAACTTCATGATCAACCCCGGCGAAGCCACCGCCGCCGACATCGAAGGCCTGGGCGAGGCGGTTCGCGCCGATGTGCTGAAGAAGACCGGCGTTCAGCTGGACTGGGAAATCAAGCGCATCGGCCGGAAGTAG
- a CDS encoding Imm63 family immunity protein: MVPYASELARLYAEIDRLAAIGDVREFCPRVENHLREDRCWIVEKSAGWFVEYYMERGQASVVVEGDYDTVLFDVMRSAAQSRATQIEFQKRVANSDSRRQWYAIQQDIMARMKPEWADKIVEHQAVVLAQHPFRDDDDLD; encoded by the coding sequence ATGGTTCCGTATGCCTCTGAACTAGCCCGCCTCTATGCCGAGATCGATCGGCTAGCGGCTATCGGCGATGTTCGAGAGTTCTGCCCTCGGGTCGAAAACCATCTACGCGAAGATCGCTGCTGGATCGTTGAGAAGTCTGCTGGCTGGTTCGTCGAATATTACATGGAGCGGGGGCAGGCATCCGTCGTCGTTGAAGGTGACTACGATACGGTGCTGTTCGACGTCATGCGTTCGGCTGCCCAGAGCCGCGCGACCCAAATTGAGTTTCAGAAGAGAGTCGCAAACTCGGATTCACGCCGCCAGTGGTATGCCATTCAGCAAGATATCATGGCGCGCATGAAGCCTGAGTGGGCCGACAAGATCGTAGAACATCAGGCTGTGGTTCTGGCCCAGCATCCCTTTCGAGACGACGATGACCTGGACTGA
- the murC gene encoding UDP-N-acetylmuramate--L-alanine ligase — MIARLRPVPFALGPVHFVGIGGIGMSGIAEIMLKIGYQVSGSDAKSSANTERLEKLGARIYIGHDAAHVTEGVSAVVYSTAVKATNPELVVARERRIPLVRRAEMLAELMRLQFSVGVGGTHGKTTTTSMVAALLDAGSLDPTVVNGGIINAYGTNAKVGEGDWIVVEADESDGSFLRLKCTVAVITNIDPEHLDHYGDFDAVKKAFCDFIEDIPFYGFGVVCLDHPEVQKLAAQIDNRRLVTYGLNPQAMVRAENVQMSPDGSRFDVVIQGQGLAALDEPTRIEGLYLPMAGWHNVSNSLAAIAVARELGVDDDSIRQGLAGFGGVKRRFTTTGVVGGVRVIDDYGHHPVEIAAVLKAARQVVQSADNPGRVIAVVQPHRYTRLRDLMQDFSTCFADADSVLVADVYPAGEQPIEGVDKHALAEGIRRYGHRNVAALENAAVLPRVIKDEAKPGDLVVLLGAGDITSWAYALPAQLEALGN, encoded by the coding sequence ATGATCGCACGCCTTCGCCCCGTTCCGTTCGCCCTCGGGCCTGTCCACTTCGTCGGTATCGGCGGCATCGGCATGAGCGGCATCGCCGAGATCATGCTGAAGATCGGTTATCAGGTGTCCGGCTCGGACGCCAAGTCCAGCGCCAACACCGAGCGGCTCGAGAAGCTGGGCGCCCGCATCTACATCGGCCACGACGCCGCCCATGTGACCGAGGGCGTCTCGGCGGTGGTCTATTCCACGGCGGTCAAGGCGACGAACCCGGAGCTGGTCGTGGCGCGCGAACGCCGCATTCCTCTGGTGCGTCGCGCCGAGATGCTGGCCGAGCTGATGCGTCTGCAATTCTCGGTCGGCGTCGGCGGCACCCACGGCAAGACGACGACGACCTCCATGGTCGCGGCCCTGCTGGACGCCGGTTCGCTGGACCCGACGGTGGTCAACGGCGGCATCATCAACGCCTACGGCACCAACGCCAAGGTGGGCGAGGGCGACTGGATCGTGGTCGAGGCCGACGAGAGCGACGGCTCCTTCCTGCGCCTGAAATGCACGGTTGCGGTCATCACCAATATCGACCCGGAACACCTGGACCACTACGGCGACTTCGACGCGGTCAAGAAGGCCTTCTGCGACTTCATCGAGGACATTCCCTTCTACGGCTTCGGCGTGGTCTGTCTGGACCACCCGGAAGTGCAGAAGCTGGCGGCCCAGATCGATAACCGTCGTCTGGTCACCTATGGCCTGAACCCTCAGGCCATGGTCCGCGCCGAGAACGTGCAGATGTCGCCCGACGGCTCGCGTTTCGACGTGGTCATTCAGGGGCAGGGTCTGGCCGCCCTGGACGAGCCGACGCGGATCGAGGGCCTCTATCTGCCCATGGCCGGCTGGCACAATGTGTCGAACTCTCTGGCCGCCATCGCCGTGGCGCGTGAGCTGGGCGTGGACGACGACTCGATCCGCCAGGGTCTGGCCGGCTTCGGCGGGGTCAAGCGCCGCTTCACCACCACGGGCGTGGTCGGCGGCGTGCGCGTCATCGACGACTACGGCCATCACCCGGTCGAGATCGCCGCCGTGCTGAAGGCCGCCCGTCAGGTGGTCCAGTCCGCCGACAATCCCGGCCGTGTCATCGCCGTGGTCCAGCCGCACCGCTACACCCGCCTGCGCGACCTGATGCAGGACTTCTCGACCTGCTTCGCCGACGCTGACAGCGTTCTGGTCGCCGACGTCTATCCGGCGGGCGAGCAGCCGATCGAGGGCGTCGACAAGCACGCCCTGGCCGAGGGCATTCGCCGCTATGGCCACCGTAACGTCGCCGCCTTGGAAAACGCCGCCGTCCTGCCGCGCGTCATCAAGGATGAAGCCAAGCCCGGCGATCTGGTCGTCCTGCTGGGCGCCGGCGACATCACCAGCTGGGCCTACGCCTTGCCGGCGCAACTCGAAGCCCTGGGCAACTGA
- a CDS encoding site-specific DNA-methyltransferase codes for MSELKTDVILRGDCIEVLKGLPDKSVDMVFADPPYNLQLGGDLLRPDNSKVDAVDDDWDKFDSFAAYDAFTRAWLTECRRVLKDEGSLWVIGSYHNIFRLGSAMQDLGFWVLNDIIWRKSNPMPNFKGTRFTNAHETLIWAAKSREQKRYTFNYDALKAFNEDTQMRSDWTLALCTGNERLKDDNGDKAHPTQKPEALLHRVLLSASRVGDVILDPFFGTGTTGAAAKRLGRHFIGIERDETYAKLAEKRIKAVIPAAPEDLVVTGSKKAEPKVPFGALVEAGLLAPGDKLYCPKGDHEARVRADGSLVSGSMTGSIHKLGALLENAPACNGWTYWRFKTDTGLRPIDALRAEIRAGMQ; via the coding sequence ATGTCCGAGTTGAAGACCGACGTCATCCTGCGTGGCGACTGCATCGAGGTGCTGAAGGGCCTGCCGGACAAGTCAGTGGACATGGTCTTCGCCGACCCGCCCTATAATCTGCAGCTGGGCGGCGACCTGCTGCGTCCCGACAATTCCAAAGTCGACGCGGTCGATGACGACTGGGACAAGTTCGACAGCTTCGCCGCCTATGACGCCTTCACGCGCGCCTGGCTGACCGAGTGCCGCCGGGTGCTGAAGGACGAGGGCTCGCTCTGGGTCATCGGCAGCTATCACAACATCTTCCGCCTGGGCTCGGCGATGCAGGACCTGGGTTTCTGGGTGCTGAACGACATCATCTGGCGCAAGTCCAACCCCATGCCGAACTTCAAGGGCACGCGCTTCACCAATGCGCACGAGACCCTGATCTGGGCCGCCAAATCGCGCGAGCAGAAGCGCTACACCTTCAACTACGACGCGCTGAAGGCCTTCAACGAAGACACCCAGATGCGCTCGGACTGGACGCTCGCCCTGTGCACGGGCAACGAGCGCCTGAAGGACGACAACGGCGACAAGGCCCATCCGACCCAGAAGCCCGAGGCCCTGCTGCACCGCGTGCTGCTGTCGGCCAGCCGCGTCGGCGACGTCATCCTGGACCCCTTCTTCGGCACCGGCACCACCGGCGCCGCGGCCAAGCGCCTGGGCCGCCATTTCATCGGCATCGAACGCGACGAGACCTACGCCAAACTGGCCGAGAAGCGCATCAAGGCGGTCATTCCCGCCGCGCCCGAGGACCTGGTCGTCACCGGCTCCAAGAAGGCCGAACCCAAGGTGCCGTTCGGGGCCCTGGTCGAGGCCGGCCTGCTGGCGCCCGGCGACAAGCTCTACTGCCCCAAGGGCGACCATGAGGCCCGCGTGCGCGCCGACGGCTCGCTGGTGTCCGGCTCCATGACCGGCTCGATCCACAAGCTCGGCGCCCTGCTGGAAAACGCCCCGGCCTGCAACGGCTGGACCTATTGGCGCTTCAAGACCGACACGGGCCTGCGCCCCATCGACGCCCTGCGCGCCGAGATCCGCGCCGGGATGCAGTAG